A region of the Muricauda sp. MAR_2010_75 genome:
ATCATGACCGCCGGAAAGGAGGTGGAAACACCCATTGCCCGATTGGCACAATTGGCCCGGGCCATCGGAATCCATTTGATCATTGCTACACAACGCCCTTCTGTTAATGTGATCACGGGTATCATCAAGGCGAATTTCCCTGCACGAATTGCATTTCGAGTGACCTCAAAAATAGATTCCAGAACCATTCTGGACGCCCAAGGCGCTGACCAACTTATAGGCCGTGGTGATATGCTCTACACCCAAGGAAACGATGTTACCAGGCTTCAATGTGCCTTTGTGGACACCCCTGAGGTGGCCAAAATTACCGATTATGTTGGTTCGCAACGTGCCTATCCAGATGCTCACTTACTGCCAGAATATGTGGGTGAAGAATCTGGCACAAGTCTTGATAATGATATCGCGGACAGGGATGCCATGTTCCGTGAGGCCGCTGAAGTTATTGTAACGGCACAACAAGGTTCTGCTTCCCTGATCCAACGTAAATTGAAATTGGGCTACAACAGAGCAGGTAGAATCATAGATCAGTTGGAAGCTGCAGGAATTGTTGGCCCTTTTGAAGGCAGTAAGGCGCGTCAGGTGTTGATACCCGACATTTACTCTTTGGAACAATTGTTAGAAAATGAATCAAAATAAAACCATGATCAAAAAACATATTCTTTTAATCGGATTTTTAACGGTAGGTCTTTTTTCGTTCGGGCAAAACTCGGACAAGGCCAAAGCATTGCTGGATGAAGTGTACAGCAAAGTAAAAAGCTACGATAATATTTATATTGATTTTAGGTCCACTCTGGAAAATACTGAGGCCAACCTAAAACAAGAAACCAACGGTAATGTTACCTTGGATGGTGAAAAGTATTTCCTGAATTATTTGGGGGCACAACAACTTTTTGATGGAAATAAAGTGTACACCATTGTTCCCGAAAATGAGGAGGTTACCATAGAGGATGTCAACGAGGACAATGATAACGTTAGCCCATCAAAAATGCTCACGTTCTACAAGACAGGTCACAACTATCAGTGGGACATCTTACAAAATGTAGATGGAAGAAAAATCCAATACGTAAAATTGATTCCCATTGATTCCAATACGGAAATCAAGTCTGTGCTGTTGGGGATTGACACCCAAACCAAACATATCTACAAGCTTATACAGACCGGGAACAATGGCACCAAAACCACCATCACCGTTAATTCTTTCAAAACCAATCAGCCACTTTCGAGCACACTGTTTACCTTTGACGAGAAAAAATACGAGGACAAAGGGTATTACATTACAAGAAACTAGGGATTGAAAATACTAGACCAGTATATATTACGAAGATTTCTATATAATTTCTTCAGTTCATTTTTCATCTTGATCGTCATATTCATCTTTCAGGGAATATGGCTATTCATTGATGATTTGGCTGGAAAAGGTCTGGGCATTGTCATTATTGGAAAGTTCATTTTCTACTTTATCCCCACCTTGGTGGACAAAGTACTCCCACTTACCGTTCTATTGTCCTCCATCCTAACCTTTGGAACCTTTGCCGAAAACTATGAGTTTGCCGCCATGAAGGCTTCGGGAATCTCCCTCCAGCGTGGTATGCGCAGCTTGATTGTATTTGTACTCTTTTTGGGTGTGGTCACTTTTTTCTTCGCGAACAACGTTATTCCAAAATCCGAACAAAAAATATTCAACCTTAGGCGAAATATTGCCAAGGTAAAACCCGCCGCTGCCATTACGGAAGGGGTTTTCAGTGATTTTGAAGGCACCGGCGAAGGAATGAACATAAAAGTGGACAAAAAATATGGGGAACAGGACCGTTTTTTGGACAATGTCATCATCCACAAAAAAACGGACCAAAACATAAACAGTACGGTCATCAAGGCAAAAACAGGAGAATTGATCAGTAGTGAGGAATCCGATATCATTCAACTGGTGCTAAAAGATGGGCATTATTATGAAGAACTAATTCCCAAGGATGCCAAAGAAAGAAGGAAACACCCCTTTGCGAAATCGGAATTTGAGACCTACACCATTAACATTGATATCTCTGAGCTCAACAATCAAGACTTGGAGGAAGATGGGAACATTACCACCGACAAGATGAAGAATGTGGGCCGTTTGGTAAAGGATATTGATTCTTTGGCCAAAAACAACTTGGAAAAAGTAGAGGCCTTCTCCAAGAATATTGTCAACCGTATGGGTGCCTTCCCTGAAAAGAATCTTAAAACGGACAGTATTCGCCTTATTGCAGCTGTAGATACCTCAAAAACCAAAATAGCAAAGGACACCATAAAAGATGTTGATGACGTCCTGGCCACACTTGAAGAATGGCAACGGCTTCAGGTTATAAACAATGCCAAAAATTCCGTATCCGGGATTTTAAACACGGTCATCTCCAAAAAGGAAGAACTCCAAAAACGATACAAGTTCTACAATAGCCACATCCTTTCGTTGCACAATAAATATGCACTGGCATTTTCCTGCATTATTCTCTTCTTTGTGGGAGCTCCATTGGGCGCCATTATTAGAAAAGGAGGGCTTGGTCTCCCTATGGTGATTGCCATTGTCTTATTTTTGACGTATTATTTTATTGGGGTATTTGCTGGAAACTACGCCAAGGAAGGAAACATACACCCAGCATTTGGGGCTTGGCTTTCCACCTTAATCATGCTTCCGTTGGGTATCTCGCTCACTAGAAGGGCCACCGCAGATAGAGGGCTGTTCGGGTTTGGAAATATTTTTGACCGCATTAAATCCCTGTTTAAAAAGAAAGAAAAAGATTCTGAAGTATAATGGTTGCCAAAGAAAAAAAGATACAGCTAAACGCCATAGAAGAGGCCATTGAGGATATTCGTCAAGGGAAGGTCATCATTGTGGTGGATGATGAAAACCGTGAAAATGAAGGTGATTTCTTGGCCGCTGCGGAACTCATTACCCCGGAGACAGTAAATTTTATGGCCACCCATGGACGTGGGCTTATTTGTGCTCCTCTCACAGAAGGAAGATGCAAAGATCTCGGGCTCCACAAAATGGTAACCCACAACTCCGATCCGTTGGAAACTGCTTTTACCGTTTCGGTGGATTTAAGGGGCAATGGGGTAACCACCGGAATTTCAGCTGCGGATAGGGCCAAAACGGTTCTGGCACTGACCGATCCAACCACAAAACCCCATGAATTGGCCCGTCCAGGGCATATTTTTCCATTAATTGCGAAGGAAGGTGGGGTTTTGCGCAGAACAGGCCATACCGAGGCCGCTATAGATTTTGCCCGATTGGCCGGTTTGGAACCCGCTGGTGTTATTGTGGAGATCATGAACGAGGATGGCAGTATGGCCCGATTACCGGAACTACTGGAAGTGGCCAAAAAGTTTAATCTGAAAATTGTATCCATCGAGGATTTGATTGCTTACCGCATGGAGCACGACAGCCTTATTGAACTCAAGGAATCTTTCAGCATAAAAACCCGCTTCGGGGAGTTTCGGCTACGTGCCTACCAACAAACCACAAACAATCAAGTGCATATTGCTTTGGTAAAG
Encoded here:
- the ribB gene encoding 3,4-dihydroxy-2-butanone-4-phosphate synthase codes for the protein MVAKEKKIQLNAIEEAIEDIRQGKVIIVVDDENRENEGDFLAAAELITPETVNFMATHGRGLICAPLTEGRCKDLGLHKMVTHNSDPLETAFTVSVDLRGNGVTTGISAADRAKTVLALTDPTTKPHELARPGHIFPLIAKEGGVLRRTGHTEAAIDFARLAGLEPAGVIVEIMNEDGSMARLPELLEVAKKFNLKIVSIEDLIAYRMEHDSLIELKESFSIKTRFGEFRLRAYQQTTNNQVHIALVKGSWKLGEPVLTRINSTLVNNDMLGTLTNNPDEALQRMFNVLNSQEKGAMIFINQDNQSMNLLSRLAEFKKLQAQGITKAPKIDMDAKDFGIGAQILHDLNISKIRLLSNSGQTRRVGMVGYGLEIVEYVNY
- a CDS encoding outer membrane lipoprotein carrier protein LolA; protein product: MNQNKTMIKKHILLIGFLTVGLFSFGQNSDKAKALLDEVYSKVKSYDNIYIDFRSTLENTEANLKQETNGNVTLDGEKYFLNYLGAQQLFDGNKVYTIVPENEEVTIEDVNEDNDNVSPSKMLTFYKTGHNYQWDILQNVDGRKIQYVKLIPIDSNTEIKSVLLGIDTQTKHIYKLIQTGNNGTKTTITVNSFKTNQPLSSTLFTFDEKKYEDKGYYITRN
- a CDS encoding LptF/LptG family permease, whose product is MKILDQYILRRFLYNFFSSFFILIVIFIFQGIWLFIDDLAGKGLGIVIIGKFIFYFIPTLVDKVLPLTVLLSSILTFGTFAENYEFAAMKASGISLQRGMRSLIVFVLFLGVVTFFFANNVIPKSEQKIFNLRRNIAKVKPAAAITEGVFSDFEGTGEGMNIKVDKKYGEQDRFLDNVIIHKKTDQNINSTVIKAKTGELISSEESDIIQLVLKDGHYYEELIPKDAKERRKHPFAKSEFETYTINIDISELNNQDLEEDGNITTDKMKNVGRLVKDIDSLAKNNLEKVEAFSKNIVNRMGAFPEKNLKTDSIRLIAAVDTSKTKIAKDTIKDVDDVLATLEEWQRLQVINNAKNSVSGILNTVISKKEELQKRYKFYNSHILSLHNKYALAFSCIILFFVGAPLGAIIRKGGLGLPMVIAIVLFLTYYFIGVFAGNYAKEGNIHPAFGAWLSTLIMLPLGISLTRRATADRGLFGFGNIFDRIKSLFKKKEKDSEV